The following coding sequences are from one Reyranella humidisoli window:
- a CDS encoding F0F1 ATP synthase subunit delta, with amino-acid sequence MFRGRGEALDVTTATTGVAGRYASALFELADSAKSLDQVAQDLATFRKLLDESADLARLIASPVIGRALQGKALLAVLDAAGISGLTRSFIGTVAANGRSRDLPAMASAFLAELARRRGETTATVTSAVPLSPAQLQQLSTALRSVLASNKVSIDARVEPDILGGLVVKVGSRLFDSSVRSKLQRLQLAMKGVA; translated from the coding sequence GTGTTCCGCGGCAGGGGAGAGGCTCTAGACGTGACCACCGCAACCACCGGCGTTGCCGGACGCTATGCCAGCGCCCTTTTTGAACTCGCGGATAGCGCCAAATCCCTCGACCAGGTGGCGCAGGATCTCGCCACCTTTCGCAAGCTGCTCGACGAGAGCGCCGACCTGGCGCGCCTCATTGCCAGCCCGGTCATCGGCCGCGCCCTGCAGGGCAAGGCGCTGCTCGCGGTTCTCGATGCCGCCGGCATTTCCGGGCTGACCCGCAGCTTCATCGGCACCGTGGCTGCCAACGGCCGCTCGCGCGATCTGCCGGCGATGGCCTCGGCGTTCCTCGCCGAACTCGCCCGCCGCCGCGGCGAGACGACCGCGACGGTCACCTCGGCCGTTCCACTTTCCCCCGCCCAGCTGCAGCAGCTCAGCACCGCGCTGCGCTCCGTGCTGGCCAGCAATAAGGTTTCCATCGACGCGCGCGTCGAACCCGACATTCTCGGCGGTCTCGTCGTCAAAGTCGGTTCGCGCCTGTTCGATTCGTCCGTCCGAAGCAAGCTGCAGCGCCTGCAGCTTGCCATGAAGGGAGTTGCCTAA
- the atpA gene encoding F0F1 ATP synthase subunit alpha, producing MDIRAAEISAILKQQIANFGTEAEVAEVGQVLSVGDGIARVYGLDSVKAGEMVEFPGGIKGMALNLESDNVGVVIFGEDRTIKEGDTVKRTGTIVDVPVGKGLLGRVVDGLGNPIDGKGPLATTERRLVEVKAPGIIPRKSVNEPMQTGLKAVDSLVPVGRGQRELIIGDRQTGKTAVAIDTFLNQKGINKGTDESRKLYCVYVAIGQKRSTVAQIVKTLEDNGALEYSIVVAATASDPAPMQFLAPYTGCAMGEYFRDNGMHAVIVYDDLSKQAVAYRQMSLLLRRPPGREAYPGDVFYLHSRLLERAAKLNEKNGSGSLTALPIIETQAGDVSAYIPTNVISITDGQIFLETELFYQGIRPAINVGLSVSRVGSAAQIKAMKQVAGTIKLELAQYREMAAFAQFASDLDASTQRLLARGQRLTELLKQGQFSPMPVEEQVISLYAGTRGFLDTLPIGRINEFERQLLDAVRAEGSILSSIREKREIVKETDDKLKAFLGDFVKKFA from the coding sequence ATGGATATCCGTGCCGCCGAAATCTCGGCCATTCTGAAGCAGCAGATCGCCAACTTCGGCACCGAAGCCGAAGTGGCCGAGGTCGGCCAGGTCCTCTCCGTCGGTGACGGCATCGCGCGCGTCTACGGCCTCGACAGCGTCAAGGCCGGCGAGATGGTCGAGTTCCCCGGCGGCATCAAGGGCATGGCGCTCAATCTCGAGAGCGACAATGTCGGCGTCGTCATCTTCGGCGAAGATCGCACCATCAAGGAAGGCGACACCGTCAAGCGTACCGGCACCATCGTCGACGTGCCCGTGGGCAAGGGCCTGCTCGGCCGCGTCGTTGACGGTCTCGGCAACCCGATCGATGGCAAGGGCCCTCTGGCCACCACCGAGCGCCGCCTGGTCGAGGTGAAGGCGCCGGGCATCATTCCGCGCAAGTCGGTGAACGAGCCGATGCAGACCGGCCTCAAGGCCGTCGACTCGCTGGTCCCGGTCGGCCGCGGCCAGCGCGAGCTGATCATCGGCGATCGCCAGACCGGCAAGACCGCCGTCGCGATCGACACCTTCCTGAACCAGAAGGGCATCAACAAGGGCACCGACGAGAGCCGCAAGCTCTACTGTGTCTACGTCGCCATCGGCCAGAAGCGCTCGACCGTCGCCCAGATCGTCAAGACGCTCGAGGACAACGGCGCGCTGGAATACTCCATCGTCGTCGCCGCCACCGCGTCCGACCCGGCGCCCATGCAGTTCCTCGCGCCGTACACCGGTTGCGCCATGGGCGAGTACTTCCGCGACAACGGCATGCATGCCGTGATCGTGTATGACGATCTTTCCAAGCAGGCCGTCGCCTATCGCCAGATGTCGCTGCTGCTGCGCCGCCCGCCGGGCCGCGAAGCCTATCCCGGCGACGTGTTCTATCTCCATTCGCGCCTGCTCGAGCGCGCCGCCAAGCTGAACGAGAAGAACGGCTCGGGCTCGCTGACGGCGCTGCCGATCATCGAGACGCAGGCCGGCGACGTGTCGGCCTACATCCCGACCAACGTGATCTCGATCACCGACGGCCAGATCTTCCTCGAGACGGAGCTCTTCTATCAGGGCATCCGTCCGGCCATTAACGTCGGCCTGTCGGTCAGCCGCGTCGGCTCGGCCGCGCAGATCAAGGCGATGAAGCAGGTCGCCGGTACCATCAAGCTGGAGCTGGCGCAGTATCGCGAAATGGCGGCCTTCGCCCAGTTCGCCTCGGACCTCGACGCCTCGACCCAGCGCCTGCTCGCGCGTGGCCAGCGCCTGACCGAGCTGCTGAAGCAGGGCCAGTTCTCGCCGATGCCGGTCGAGGAGCAGGTCATCTCGCTCTATGCCGGCACCCGCGGCTTCCTCGACACGCTGCCGATCGGCCGCATCAACGAGTTCGAGCGCCAGTTGCTCGACGCGGTCCGCGCCGAAGGCTCGATCCTGTCGTCGATCCGCGAGAAGCGCGAGATCGTCAAGGAGACTGACGACAAGCTGAAGGCGTTCCTCGGCGATTTCGTCAAGAAGTTCGCCTAA
- a CDS encoding RNA pyrophosphohydrolase, translating to MKNMMMMMMTGRPDEYRRNVGMMLIAPDRRVFVGCRANQPDAWQMPQGGIDKGETPVEAACRELQEEVGTSKALLLRESARWIAYEVPEDRRPAYWKGRWRGQAQKWFALAFTGTDADIDIHAHDQEFVAWRWIAPGELSSVIVPFKRAVYDAVFTEFADLI from the coding sequence ATGAAGAACATGATGATGATGATGATGACCGGCCGTCCCGATGAATATCGCCGCAACGTCGGCATGATGCTGATCGCCCCGGACCGGCGCGTCTTCGTCGGCTGCCGCGCCAACCAGCCGGATGCATGGCAGATGCCCCAGGGCGGCATCGACAAGGGCGAGACGCCCGTGGAAGCCGCCTGCCGCGAGTTGCAGGAGGAGGTCGGCACGTCCAAGGCGCTGCTGCTGCGGGAAAGCGCCAGGTGGATCGCCTACGAGGTGCCGGAGGACCGGCGGCCCGCCTACTGGAAGGGACGCTGGCGCGGGCAGGCGCAGAAGTGGTTCGCGCTGGCCTTCACGGGAACGGATGCCGACATCGACATCCATGCGCACGACCAGGAATTCGTCGCCTGGCGCTGGATCGCCCCGGGCGAACTATCGTCCGTGATCGTGCCCTTCAAGCGCGCCGTCTACGACGCGGTGTTCACGGAATTCGCCGACCTGATCTAA
- a CDS encoding divergent polysaccharide deacetylase family protein, protein MARTGRSGDVTAKRRPTHRGLVAAYLFVFALIAGSAGVVFGYLLDGEATRAMDSAVAASPVSPASAAAVPPEPAPIQALPLPVRPAPSLGFRKLPPEESAGMIEITTDGLRLPRISPSGWMPWIANARRFDPSVGAPARLGLLMINVGLKEPAMRKAIEELPPEVSLAFLPGTPDLPRWLQQARAFGHETYLMLPMDDPAVGERGLRPIEAAADAAENLKRLRTILARGEGYVGLVVAAPGRPALAEAVLRPLLKEIADRGLALIEISPMPGPASIQRLTEELGVGYARSTDVLDYKLAGEGVVGNLDRLAAWVAEAAPDRAPRHAFGVAQPDEEAITALRGWYKGQEARKDVSMVPIIGHFECRDACMNRMRTQPAQLRP, encoded by the coding sequence GTGGCCCGCACCGGCCGAAGCGGCGACGTAACGGCAAAGCGGCGACCGACCCACAGGGGGCTGGTCGCCGCTTACCTTTTCGTGTTCGCCCTGATCGCCGGTTCTGCCGGTGTCGTCTTCGGGTACCTGCTGGACGGCGAGGCGACGCGAGCGATGGACAGCGCGGTGGCGGCTTCACCCGTCAGCCCCGCGTCCGCGGCCGCCGTGCCGCCCGAACCTGCCCCCATCCAGGCCCTGCCCCTGCCGGTCCGGCCAGCGCCGTCCCTTGGGTTCCGCAAGCTGCCGCCCGAGGAATCGGCCGGCATGATCGAGATCACCACCGACGGGCTGCGGCTGCCGCGCATCTCGCCCTCGGGCTGGATGCCCTGGATCGCCAATGCCCGGCGCTTCGATCCGTCGGTCGGCGCACCGGCACGGCTCGGCCTGCTGATGATCAATGTCGGCCTCAAGGAGCCGGCCATGCGCAAGGCGATCGAGGAACTCCCACCCGAAGTCAGCCTGGCGTTCCTGCCCGGCACGCCCGATCTGCCGCGCTGGCTCCAGCAGGCGCGGGCCTTCGGCCATGAAACCTACCTCATGCTGCCGATGGACGACCCGGCCGTGGGCGAACGCGGCCTCCGCCCGATCGAGGCGGCAGCCGATGCCGCGGAGAACCTGAAGCGGCTGCGGACCATCCTCGCGCGCGGCGAGGGCTATGTGGGCCTTGTCGTCGCGGCGCCCGGCCGCCCCGCCCTGGCCGAGGCGGTGCTGCGCCCGCTGTTGAAGGAGATCGCCGATCGTGGCCTCGCGCTGATCGAGATCAGCCCGATGCCCGGCCCGGCCTCGATCCAGCGGCTGACCGAGGAACTGGGCGTGGGCTACGCCCGCAGCACCGACGTACTCGACTACAAGCTGGCCGGCGAGGGCGTCGTCGGCAATCTCGACCGACTGGCGGCCTGGGTCGCCGAGGCGGCCCCGGACCGCGCGCCCCGCCATGCATTCGGCGTCGCGCAACCGGACGAGGAAGCCATCACGGCCCTGCGCGGCTGGTACAAGGGGCAGGAAGCGCGCAAGGACGTGTCGATGGTGCCGATCATCGGCCATTTCGAATGCCGCGATGCCTGCATGAACCGGATGCGTACCCAGCCCGCCCAGCTCCGCCCATGA
- a CDS encoding ferritin-like domain-containing protein, which produces MGNWTLETIAWDRFDASKVDPEILRNIKAAALVERNGGDYGIYLGRVFAGDVLFMDAVDNWVVEEVQHGLALGRWAQLADPTWDFDAAFERFRTGYKLPLHVNESVRGSQAGEMIARCIVETGTSSYYSALKDATEEPVLKQVCQKIAADEFRHYKLFYEHLNRCLQRDRLNRWARLRIGWGRLAESEDDELAYAYFAANEPVDAVYDRKRNMQAYARRAYPLYRQTHVQRAIAMVLKTIGLEPQGRLNNLMTRAGLWFLRRNAARLAAQNA; this is translated from the coding sequence ATGGGTAACTGGACACTCGAGACGATCGCCTGGGATCGCTTCGATGCGTCGAAGGTCGATCCGGAGATCCTTCGCAACATCAAGGCCGCAGCCCTGGTGGAGCGGAACGGAGGCGACTACGGCATCTATCTCGGCCGGGTGTTCGCCGGCGACGTGTTGTTCATGGACGCCGTCGACAACTGGGTCGTCGAGGAAGTGCAGCATGGCCTGGCGCTCGGCCGCTGGGCCCAGCTGGCCGATCCGACGTGGGATTTCGACGCCGCCTTCGAGCGCTTTCGCACCGGCTACAAGCTGCCCCTGCATGTGAACGAATCGGTGCGAGGCAGCCAGGCCGGCGAAATGATCGCGCGCTGCATCGTCGAGACCGGCACCAGTTCCTATTACAGCGCCCTCAAGGACGCGACCGAGGAGCCGGTGCTGAAGCAGGTCTGCCAGAAGATCGCGGCCGACGAGTTCCGCCACTACAAGCTGTTCTACGAGCATCTCAACCGCTGCCTGCAGCGCGACCGGCTGAACCGCTGGGCCCGCCTGCGCATCGGCTGGGGGCGTCTGGCCGAAAGCGAGGACGACGAACTGGCATACGCCTACTTCGCCGCCAACGAACCGGTGGATGCGGTTTACGACCGCAAGCGCAACATGCAGGCCTATGCGCGCCGGGCCTATCCGCTGTACCGGCAGACCCATGTCCAGCGCGCCATTGCCATGGTCCTGAAGACGATCGGTCTTGAACCGCAGGGCCGGCTCAACAACCTGATGACGCGCGCCGGCCTCTGGTTCCTGCGCCGCAACGCCGCCAGGCTGGCCGCCCAGAACGCCTAG
- a CDS encoding F0F1 ATP synthase subunit gamma produces the protein MPSLKTYRLRIRSVQSTQKITKAMKMVAAAKLRRAQEQATAARPYAEAMDRILASLGHSFKGGTGPRLLAGTGSDKVHLLIVATGDRGLCGGFNSTIVREARRQIRALQAEGKTVKIFTVGRKGREQLRRDYSTLLVEGMTDLGRPRLGFGDAQRVMKRVMEMYDAGEFDVASIVFNRFKSAMTQVTTVQQLIPPPAPEGTADTAAPVAAGGAIYEFEPDEGEILADLLPRNLTVQIFRALLENAASFYGSQMTAMDSASRNAGEVIKKLTLQMNRSRQATITKELIEIISGAEAV, from the coding sequence ATGCCCAGTCTCAAGACCTACCGGCTCAGGATCCGAAGCGTCCAGTCGACGCAGAAGATCACGAAGGCCATGAAGATGGTCGCAGCCGCCAAGCTGCGACGCGCCCAGGAGCAGGCCACCGCGGCCCGTCCCTATGCCGAAGCCATGGACCGGATTCTGGCGTCGCTGGGTCACAGTTTCAAAGGCGGTACCGGCCCGCGCCTGCTGGCCGGCACCGGCTCGGACAAGGTTCATCTGCTGATCGTCGCCACGGGTGATCGTGGCCTGTGCGGCGGCTTCAACAGCACCATCGTGCGCGAGGCGCGCCGTCAGATCCGCGCGCTCCAGGCCGAAGGCAAGACCGTCAAGATCTTCACCGTGGGCCGCAAGGGCCGCGAGCAGTTGCGCCGCGACTACAGCACTCTGCTGGTCGAGGGCATGACCGACCTCGGGCGTCCGCGCCTTGGGTTCGGCGACGCCCAGAGGGTCATGAAGCGCGTCATGGAGATGTATGACGCCGGCGAATTCGACGTGGCCTCCATCGTCTTCAATCGCTTCAAGTCGGCGATGACCCAGGTCACGACGGTGCAGCAGCTCATCCCGCCGCCGGCGCCCGAGGGCACGGCCGATACGGCTGCTCCCGTTGCAGCGGGCGGCGCGATCTACGAATTCGAGCCGGACGAGGGCGAGATTCTCGCCGACCTGCTGCCGCGTAACCTGACCGTCCAGATCTTCCGCGCCCTGCTGGAGAACGCCGCGAGCTTCTACGGCTCGCAGATGACGGCGATGGACTCGGCATCGCGCAACGCCGGCGAAGTGATCAAGAAACTGACGCTGCAGATGAACCGCTCGCGTCAGGCCACCATCACCAAGGAACTCATCGAGATCATCTCGGGCGCCGAGGCCGTTTAG
- a CDS encoding S41 family peptidase: MTFLRLASLATAVAFLAAPALAQNKPADPKAAGGDKSELYQQLNLFGDVLERIRRDYVEPVEEKQLIENAINGMLSALDPHSSYMNPKSYKDMQVQTKGEFGGLGIEVTMENGVIKVVSPIDDTPASKAGIMPGDLIFALDGEPVQGLTLQEAVERMRGKVGTPIKVSIRRGTKDPFDVSLTRETIKVKPVKYRLEGGDIGYIRVTSFTEQTTPGVLDAVEKLKKEAGNKLKGYIIDLRNNPGGLLDQAIAMSDAFLDKGEIVSVKARKNDEVQRWNAKPGDVANGLPIVVLMNGGSASASEIVAGALQDHRRAIVLGTRSFGKGSVQTIMQVTGGGAIRLTTALYFTPSGRSIQKEGIKPDIEVEPAKIESIQQRSSFREENLRRSITNPNDKPVAPPPPAKPEAGKPGDKTDDKAAGQKAPQATPQTTPSGDPDEPPKEQAADYQLLRAADLIRGISLYSGKAN, encoded by the coding sequence ATGACCTTTCTGCGCTTAGCCTCACTTGCCACGGCCGTGGCTTTCCTGGCCGCTCCTGCCCTGGCGCAGAACAAGCCGGCCGATCCGAAGGCCGCCGGCGGCGACAAGAGCGAGCTCTATCAGCAGCTCAATCTGTTCGGAGACGTGCTGGAGCGCATCCGCCGCGACTATGTCGAGCCGGTTGAAGAGAAGCAGCTTATCGAGAATGCCATCAATGGCATGCTGAGCGCCCTCGACCCGCATTCCAGCTACATGAACCCGAAGTCGTACAAGGACATGCAGGTCCAGACGAAGGGTGAGTTCGGCGGGCTCGGCATCGAAGTCACGATGGAGAACGGCGTCATCAAGGTCGTGTCGCCGATCGACGACACGCCCGCCTCCAAGGCCGGCATCATGCCGGGCGACCTGATCTTCGCGCTGGACGGCGAGCCGGTGCAGGGCCTCACCCTGCAGGAAGCCGTCGAGAGGATGCGCGGCAAGGTCGGCACGCCGATCAAGGTCTCGATCCGCCGCGGAACCAAGGATCCCTTCGACGTGTCGCTGACGCGTGAGACGATCAAGGTGAAGCCGGTCAAGTACCGCCTCGAGGGCGGCGACATCGGCTACATCCGCGTCACCTCCTTCACCGAGCAGACGACGCCGGGCGTGCTCGACGCCGTCGAGAAGCTGAAGAAGGAAGCAGGCAACAAGCTCAAGGGCTACATCATCGACCTGCGCAACAATCCGGGCGGCCTGCTCGACCAGGCGATCGCGATGTCCGACGCCTTCCTCGACAAGGGCGAGATCGTTTCGGTCAAGGCGCGCAAGAACGACGAGGTCCAGCGCTGGAACGCCAAGCCGGGCGACGTCGCCAACGGGCTGCCGATTGTCGTGCTGATGAACGGCGGCTCGGCCTCGGCGTCTGAGATCGTGGCCGGCGCGCTGCAGGATCACCGCCGCGCCATCGTTCTCGGCACGCGCTCGTTCGGCAAGGGCTCGGTCCAGACCATCATGCAGGTGACCGGCGGCGGCGCGATCCGCCTGACCACGGCGCTCTACTTCACGCCGTCGGGCCGCTCCATCCAGAAGGAAGGCATCAAGCCGGACATCGAGGTCGAGCCCGCGAAGATCGAAAGCATCCAGCAGCGTTCGAGCTTCCGCGAGGAAAACCTGCGCCGCTCGATCACCAACCCGAACGACAAGCCCGTCGCCCCGCCGCCGCCGGCCAAGCCGGAAGCCGGCAAGCCGGGCGACAAGACCGACGACAAGGCCGCCGGCCAGAAGGCTCCCCAGGCGACTCCCCAGACAACGCCGTCGGGCGATCCGGACGAGCCGCCGAAGGAGCAGGCTGCCGACTACCAGCTGCTGCGCGCTGCCGACCTTATCCGCGGCATCTCGCTCTACAGCGGCAAGGCCAACTGA
- the atpC gene encoding ATP synthase F1 subunit epsilon, with translation MAKVSFRLVMPERELLATEADMVVVPGSEGDFGVLPGHAPLISTVRPGVLEVYQGNKVQQRFLVAGGFAEVTPERCTVLADEAVPFEQVTVAQLDDRERSARNDITDAATPAEKAAAEKNLGIAQDLKRAQAFYASR, from the coding sequence ATGGCCAAGGTCTCCTTCCGTCTGGTGATGCCCGAGCGCGAACTGCTCGCGACCGAGGCCGACATGGTCGTCGTCCCGGGCAGCGAAGGCGACTTCGGCGTCCTGCCGGGCCACGCCCCGCTGATCTCGACCGTCCGTCCGGGCGTCCTCGAGGTCTACCAGGGCAACAAGGTCCAGCAGCGCTTCCTCGTGGCCGGCGGCTTCGCCGAGGTCACGCCGGAGCGTTGCACGGTGCTCGCCGACGAGGCGGTACCCTTCGAGCAGGTTACCGTCGCGCAGCTCGACGACCGCGAGCGCTCGGCCCGCAACGACATCACTGACGCCGCTACGCCCGCCGAGAAGGCTGCCGCCGAGAAGAATCTGGGCATTGCCCAGGATCTGAAGCGCGCCCAGGCCTTCTACGCCAGCCGCTGA
- the atpD gene encoding F0F1 ATP synthase subunit beta, whose amino-acid sequence MATNSIGSITQITGAVVDVRFEAGQLPNILNALHVNADNRLIVLEVAQHLGESEVRAIAMDTTDGLVRGEKAVDTGSPIQMPVGPETLGRILNVIGDPIDERGAVGNKQTLPIHRSAPEFTEQSTEAQILVTGIKVIDLLAPYAKGGKIGLFGGAGVGKTVTIMELINNVAKAHGGVSVFAGVGERTREGNDLYHEMIEGGVIKLDGPGSKVALVYGQMNEPPGARARVALSGLTVAEYFRDAEGQDVLFFVDNIFRFTQAGSEVSALLGRIPSAVGYQPTLATDMGGLQERITSTKKGSITSVQAIYVPADDLTDPAPAASFAHLDATTVLSRSIAEQAIFPAVDPLDSTSRMLDPRVVGQEHYDTARSVQRVLQQYKSLQDIIAILGMDELSEEDKLVVSRARKMQRFLSQPFHVAEVFTGTPGVFVKLEDTIKAFKGILAGEYDDLPEPAFYMVGTIEEAVNKAKKLAAEAA is encoded by the coding sequence ATGGCAACCAATAGCATCGGCTCGATCACCCAGATCACGGGCGCGGTCGTCGACGTGCGGTTCGAAGCCGGGCAGCTGCCGAACATCCTGAACGCGCTGCACGTCAACGCCGACAACCGCCTGATCGTGCTGGAAGTCGCCCAGCACCTGGGTGAATCCGAAGTGCGCGCCATCGCGATGGACACGACCGACGGTCTGGTCCGCGGCGAGAAGGCGGTCGACACCGGTTCGCCCATCCAGATGCCGGTCGGCCCCGAGACGCTCGGCCGCATCCTGAACGTCATCGGCGATCCGATCGACGAGCGCGGCGCGGTCGGCAACAAGCAGACCCTGCCGATCCATCGCAGCGCGCCGGAATTCACCGAGCAGTCGACGGAAGCCCAGATTCTGGTCACGGGCATCAAGGTCATCGACCTGCTCGCGCCCTACGCCAAGGGCGGCAAGATCGGCCTGTTCGGCGGCGCCGGCGTCGGCAAGACCGTGACGATCATGGAACTGATCAACAACGTCGCGAAGGCGCACGGCGGCGTGTCGGTGTTCGCCGGCGTCGGCGAGCGTACCCGCGAGGGCAACGACCTCTATCACGAGATGATCGAGGGCGGCGTCATCAAGCTCGACGGTCCGGGCTCCAAGGTGGCTCTGGTGTACGGCCAGATGAACGAGCCGCCGGGCGCCCGTGCCCGCGTCGCGCTGTCGGGCCTCACCGTCGCCGAATACTTCCGCGATGCCGAAGGGCAGGACGTGCTGTTCTTCGTCGACAATATCTTCCGCTTCACCCAGGCCGGCTCGGAAGTGTCGGCGCTGCTCGGCCGTATCCCGTCGGCGGTGGGTTATCAGCCGACCCTGGCCACCGACATGGGCGGCCTGCAGGAGCGCATCACCTCGACCAAGAAGGGCTCGATCACCTCGGTGCAGGCCATTTACGTGCCCGCCGACGACTTGACCGATCCGGCCCCGGCCGCCTCGTTTGCCCACTTGGATGCCACGACCGTGCTCAGCCGCTCGATCGCCGAGCAGGCGATCTTCCCGGCCGTCGATCCGCTCGACTCGACCTCGCGCATGCTCGACCCGCGCGTCGTCGGCCAGGAGCACTACGACACCGCCCGCTCCGTGCAGCGCGTATTGCAGCAGTACAAGTCGCTGCAGGACATCATCGCCATTCTGGGCATGGACGAGCTGTCGGAAGAGGACAAGCTGGTCGTGAGCCGCGCCCGCAAGATGCAGCGCTTCCTCAGCCAGCCGTTCCACGTGGCCGAAGTGTTCACCGGCACGCCGGGCGTGTTCGTGAAGCTCGAGGACACGATCAAGGCCTTCAAGGGCATCCTTGCCGGCGAGTACGACGATCTGCCGGAGCCGGCGTTCTACATGGTCGGTACGATCGAGGAAGCCGTGAACAAGGCCAAGAAGCTCGCGGCCGAGGCGGCCTAA